One genomic window of Notamacropus eugenii isolate mMacEug1 chromosome 6, mMacEug1.pri_v2, whole genome shotgun sequence includes the following:
- the PTH gene encoding parathyroid hormone: protein MVFARDVARAIMVLYVIGFLTNAEGKTIKKRVVTEVQLMHNWAEYLNDRTRLAWLKRKLAEIIDPNDIPGGLPKPSNEIRLQKKADPSRAANQVAPGEKTLGKTSKADVDILSKVNPSRE from the exons ATGGTTTTTGCAAGAGATGTGGCAAGAGCCATCATGGTCTTGTATGTAATTGGCTTCCTTACAAATGCTGAAGGGAAAACGATTAA GAAGAGAGTGGTGACTGAAGTACAACTGATGCACAACTGGGCTGAGTACCTTAACGACAGAACCAGGTTGGCCTGGCTGAAGAGGAAGCTTGCAGAGATAATTGATCCTAATGATATCCCTGGAGGGCTCCCTAAACCCTCTAATGAGATCCGGCTCCAAAAGAAGGCAGATCCCAGTCGGGCTGCAAACCAAGTAGCTCCAGGAGAGAAGACACTTGGGAAGACTAGCAAGGCTGATGTGGACATACTGTCCAAAGTCAATCCCTCCCGAGAATAG
- the LOC140510643 gene encoding uncharacterized protein has product MDPRVEAIVALIELVRRLGVGNGPTKGERDDHLGGGGDLRGKAPDGKAPGEHPGRSAPRARSPSARAPRGPAAGGLSLARDLGLPDGAARAQEAALRLQSLPGRDRDPRRAEWEAPRGGSRTAPAAAASLRDHIEKLAKNQCALHESQKSLQLAIRDLSGKVDVLARAIPSALDSITNTQTHLGKNLSYLGRQLSSLESILDRFHARTHFASQPDVTALAPAPGPAEPRLGPERADLFPIRDVAGGFIFD; this is encoded by the coding sequence ATGGACCCTCGCGTGGAAGCCATAGTGGCTCTGATCGAGCTGGTGCGCAGACTCGGTGTGGGCAATGGCCCCACGAAGGGGGAGCGGGACGACCACCTcgggggaggaggagacctcagGGGAAAGGCGCCGGACGGCAAAGCCCCGGGCGAGCACCCCGGGAGGTCTGCGCCCCGCGCCAGGTCCCCGAGCGCCCGCGCCCCCAGGGGGCCCGCGGCCGGCGGACTTTCGTTAGCCCGGGACCTCGGCCTCCCCGACGGCGCCGCCCGGGCCCAGGAAGCGGCGCTCCGCCTGCAGAGCCTCCCGGGCCGCGACCGGGACCCCCGGCGCGCCGAGTGGGAGGCGCCCCGAGGGGGTTCCCGGACCGCCCCGGCGGCTGCCGCATCGCTCCGGGACCACATCGAAAAGCTGGCGAAGAACCAGTGCGCCTTGCACGAGTCCCAGAAGTCCCTGCAGCTGGCCATCAGGGACCTGTCCGGCAAAGTGGACGTCCTGGCCAGGGCGATTCCGTCCGCGCTGGACTCCATCACGAACACGCAGACGCACCTGGGCAAGAACCTGAGCTACCTCGGAAGACAGCTGTCTTCCCTGGAGTCCATCCTGGATCGGTTCCACGCGCGGACACACTTTGCTAGCCAGCCGGACGTCACCGCGCTGGCCCCGGCCCCCGGCCCCGCCGAGCCTCGCCTCGGCCCCGAGCGAGCCGACCTCTTCCCCATCCGAGACGTGGCCGGAGGCTTTATCTTTGATTAA